One Brachyspira suanatina DNA segment encodes these proteins:
- the ygfK gene encoding putative selenate reductase subunit YgfK produces the protein MSDVMTPIPFGNLMNWILEEKKSGKVFGVSRAFKADKAKYYEIFGRKLETPIGPAAGPHTQLAQNIVAAYYIGSRFFELKTVQKMDGEELSKCVAKPCITANDECYNCEWSTELYVPQAFDEYIKAWVALKVIAKEWDLGDMDGFQFNMSVGYDYEGIKTEKIDTFIEGMKDASNTPIFKECKQWLTDNISRFQNFKKEDIDKINADVCNSVTLSTLHGCPPTEIEKIASYLITEKKLNTFVKCNPTLLGYEYARKTLDEMGYDYISFTDFHFNDDLQYSDAIPMLQRLQKLAEDNSLAFGVKITNTFPVDVKQKELPSEEMYMSGKSLFPLSMTVASRLSKDFDGKLRISYSGGCDYFNINDVIDAGIWPVTMATTFLKSGGYQRGEQIAKNLKEPKAFTKVDVAKTEKIIEWSKKSKHHIKPVKPLASRKVNKKVPLIDCYIAPCMETCPIHQDLTTYIRLNSEGKYEESFKVIIEKNALPFATGILCPHTCMDKCTRQFYEEPVSIRACKLEAAKAGYSKVIGTLKPAASIGKKAGIIGAGPAGLSAAFFLARAGVDVTVFDKREKAGGVVANIIPSFRISAEEIGNDVSLCKQMGVKFELGKEIKDMKEFAKNYDYTVVCIGAHKNMPLKLEAGESMNALKFLEEFNKTNGNVALGEDVVVIGGGNTAMDAARAAKKNKGVKNVRLVYRRTKRYMPALEEELQEALEDGVEFMELLAPVKLENGKLLCKKMELSDYDEKGRRNVVETNETVEVPASSVIASIGEQIESDFYKSNGIDVDDKGKPKCSAANESSIKNVYVAGDGLYGAATIVEAIRDAKVVAEAILGKAVAPDLPSVSTEEISYSKKGNLKEVSKDPEATRCLSCDYICESCTEVCPNRANVSIKVAGHAKISQIIHVDYMCNECGNCETFCPYSSAPYKDKFTLFATEDDMKNSKNDGFLFLDKEGNAKLRIDGKEESYKVGGKNNGVYTIVDTVFNNYKYLILK, from the coding sequence ATGAGTGATGTAATGACACCCATACCTTTTGGAAACCTTATGAATTGGATTCTAGAAGAAAAAAAATCCGGTAAAGTATTTGGTGTTTCAAGAGCGTTTAAAGCTGATAAAGCTAAATATTACGAAATTTTTGGAAGAAAGTTGGAAACTCCTATAGGACCTGCTGCAGGACCTCATACTCAATTGGCTCAAAATATAGTTGCTGCTTATTATATAGGAAGCAGATTCTTTGAACTTAAAACTGTTCAGAAAATGGACGGAGAAGAATTAAGCAAATGTGTTGCTAAACCTTGTATTACAGCTAATGATGAATGTTATAACTGTGAATGGTCTACAGAACTTTATGTTCCTCAGGCTTTTGATGAATATATTAAGGCTTGGGTTGCTTTAAAAGTAATTGCTAAAGAATGGGATTTAGGAGATATGGACGGTTTTCAGTTCAATATGTCTGTTGGTTATGACTATGAAGGCATTAAAACTGAAAAAATTGATACTTTCATTGAAGGCATGAAAGATGCTTCTAATACTCCTATATTTAAAGAATGTAAACAATGGTTAACAGATAATATCAGCAGATTCCAAAACTTCAAGAAAGAAGATATAGATAAAATCAATGCTGATGTATGTAATTCTGTTACTTTGTCTACTCTTCATGGATGTCCTCCTACAGAAATAGAAAAAATAGCTTCATACCTAATCACAGAAAAGAAATTAAATACTTTTGTTAAATGTAATCCTACACTTTTAGGTTATGAATATGCTAGAAAAACTTTAGATGAAATGGGTTATGATTATATATCATTTACTGATTTCCACTTTAATGATGATTTACAGTACAGCGATGCAATTCCTATGCTTCAAAGACTTCAAAAATTAGCTGAAGATAATTCACTTGCATTCGGTGTAAAAATCACTAATACATTCCCTGTAGATGTTAAACAAAAAGAATTACCATCTGAAGAAATGTACATGTCTGGTAAATCTTTATTCCCACTTTCTATGACAGTTGCTTCAAGATTGAGTAAAGATTTTGACGGAAAATTGAGAATTTCATATTCAGGCGGATGTGATTATTTCAATATCAATGATGTTATAGATGCAGGAATTTGGCCTGTAACTATGGCTACTACTTTCTTAAAATCAGGCGGTTATCAAAGAGGCGAGCAAATAGCTAAAAATCTTAAAGAACCAAAAGCATTTACTAAAGTAGATGTAGCTAAAACTGAAAAAATCATTGAATGGAGCAAAAAAAGCAAACATCATATTAAACCTGTTAAGCCTCTTGCTAGCAGAAAAGTTAATAAAAAAGTACCTTTGATCGATTGTTATATAGCTCCTTGTATGGAAACTTGTCCTATTCATCAAGACCTTACTACTTATATAAGACTTAATTCTGAAGGAAAATATGAAGAGTCTTTCAAAGTTATTATAGAGAAAAATGCTCTTCCATTTGCTACAGGTATATTATGTCCTCATACTTGTATGGATAAATGTACTAGACAATTCTATGAAGAGCCTGTAAGCATTAGAGCTTGCAAATTAGAAGCTGCTAAAGCTGGATATAGTAAAGTAATAGGAACTTTAAAACCTGCTGCTTCTATAGGTAAAAAAGCTGGTATCATAGGTGCTGGTCCTGCTGGACTTTCTGCTGCATTCTTCTTGGCTCGTGCTGGTGTTGATGTTACAGTATTTGATAAGAGAGAAAAAGCTGGTGGTGTAGTTGCTAATATTATACCTAGCTTCAGAATAAGTGCTGAAGAGATTGGAAATGATGTTAGCTTATGTAAGCAAATGGGTGTTAAATTTGAATTAGGCAAAGAAATTAAAGATATGAAAGAATTTGCTAAAAATTATGATTACACTGTTGTTTGTATAGGTGCTCATAAAAATATGCCTTTAAAACTTGAAGCAGGCGAATCTATGAATGCTCTTAAATTTTTAGAAGAGTTCAATAAAACTAATGGAAACGTTGCTTTAGGTGAAGATGTAGTAGTAATCGGAGGCGGTAACACTGCTATGGATGCTGCTCGTGCTGCTAAGAAAAATAAAGGCGTTAAAAATGTTAGATTAGTTTATAGAAGAACTAAGAGATATATGCCTGCTTTAGAAGAAGAACTTCAAGAGGCTTTAGAAGATGGTGTTGAGTTCATGGAATTACTTGCACCTGTTAAATTAGAAAACGGCAAACTTCTATGTAAGAAAATGGAATTATCTGATTATGATGAAAAAGGCAGAAGAAACGTTGTTGAAACTAATGAAACAGTAGAAGTACCTGCTAGCAGTGTTATAGCTTCTATTGGTGAGCAAATTGAATCTGACTTCTACAAATCTAATGGCATAGATGTTGATGATAAAGGTAAGCCAAAATGTTCTGCTGCTAATGAATCATCTATCAAAAATGTTTATGTTGCTGGTGATGGTTTATATGGTGCTGCTACTATAGTTGAAGCTATAAGAGATGCTAAAGTTGTTGCTGAAGCTATATTAGGAAAAGCAGTTGCTCCTGATTTACCTTCTGTTTCTACTGAAGAAATATCTTATAGCAAAAAAGGTAATTTGAAAGAAGTATCAAAAGATCCTGAAGCTACTAGATGTTTAAGCTGTGATTATATCTGTGAAAGCTGTACTGAAGTTTGTCCTAACAGAGCTAATGTATCTATAAAAGTTGCAGGACATGCTAAGATATCACAAATCATACACGTTGATTATATGTGTAATGAATGCGGTAACTGTGAAACATTCTGTCCTTATAGTTCTGCTCCTTATAAAGATAAATTTACATTGTTTGCTACTGAAGATGATATGAAAAATTCTAAAAATGACGGTTTCTTATTCTTAGATAAAGAAGGAAATGCTAAACTTAGAATTGATGGTAAAGAAGAATCTTATAAAGTTGGCGGAAAGAACAATGGTGTTTACACTATAGTTGATACCGTATTTAATAACTATAAGTATTTAATATTAAAATAA
- the xdh gene encoding selenium-dependent xanthine dehydrogenase yields the protein MGESAKIIINGKEMSFDSDRKLMDVLRNDCKCKSVKDGCSEGACGTCTVLIDGKPTKACIQTIGRLQGKSVQTIEGFTQREKDVYAHAFAVAGAVQCGFCIPGMVICAKGLIDKNPNPTRLEIVAAIKNNICRCTGYKKIIDAIELAAKMIRENIDVKEYKGKVKLGDRNIARVDAKEKALGIGEYCDDIELEGMLHGVAVRTKYPRAKILKIDISEAKALKGVVDVITAKDLPGAKKIGHIFHDWDVLIGEGETTRFIADGLALIVAEDEATAKKARDLVKIEYEELPLVRNPHEAMKEGAPLVHEERESNLLTHERLVKGNADEVIAKSKYKVTKHYELPWTEHAFMEAEVAVAMPFNGDGIFVYSSDQSVYDTKREVSMALGIEPDKVVVENKYVGGGFGGKEDMSVQHYAAIMAYRTKRPVKFKLTRQESINWHPKRHPMSIDMTTACDENGILTAMKATLITDAGAYASLSGPVLQRACTHAAGPYNYQVIDIEGKSFYTNNPPTGPFRGFGVPQSCFATEMNINLLAEMCGLDPWEIRYRNAIRPGQVLPNYQIADEATGLVETLEAVKDIYYNNKNVGIACSLKNSGVGVGLPDTGRVRLLVKDGKVNVYSAASCIGQGIATVLYQIAGETLDLNDDEIIIHQPNTATSPDSGTTSGSRQTLITGEACKRACEDLKKDLAGKTLKDLEGKEYYGEWLTITDKMGVDKPHPVSHVAYSYATQVCILNDDGTINKIVAAHDIGKAINPIALEGQIEGGVVMSLGYALTEKFPLEDCVPKVKFGTLGLFRADKTPDVESIIIEKPGVPYGYGATGIGEISSIPTAPAVALAYYKFNGELQTELPLKNTPYSR from the coding sequence ATGGGCGAGAGTGCCAAGATTATCATTAATGGTAAAGAGATGAGCTTTGACTCAGACAGAAAGTTAATGGATGTTCTTAGGAATGACTGTAAATGTAAATCGGTTAAAGACGGATGTTCTGAAGGTGCTTGCGGAACTTGTACTGTTTTGATAGATGGAAAACCTACTAAAGCATGTATACAAACTATAGGAAGATTGCAGGGTAAAAGCGTACAAACTATAGAGGGATTTACTCAAAGAGAAAAAGATGTTTATGCTCATGCTTTTGCAGTTGCAGGTGCAGTTCAATGCGGATTCTGTATACCTGGTATGGTTATATGTGCTAAAGGATTGATAGATAAAAATCCTAATCCTACAAGACTTGAAATTGTTGCTGCTATAAAAAATAATATTTGCAGATGTACAGGATACAAAAAAATCATTGATGCTATAGAATTAGCAGCTAAAATGATTAGAGAAAACATTGATGTTAAAGAATACAAAGGTAAAGTAAAATTAGGCGATAGAAATATTGCTAGAGTAGATGCTAAAGAAAAAGCTTTAGGTATTGGTGAATACTGTGATGATATAGAGTTAGAAGGTATGCTTCATGGTGTTGCTGTAAGAACTAAATATCCAAGAGCTAAAATATTAAAAATAGATATTAGCGAAGCAAAAGCTTTAAAAGGCGTAGTTGATGTAATAACTGCTAAAGATTTACCTGGTGCTAAGAAAATAGGACATATTTTCCATGACTGGGATGTACTTATTGGTGAAGGCGAGACTACAAGATTTATTGCTGACGGTTTAGCTTTAATCGTTGCTGAAGATGAAGCTACTGCTAAAAAAGCTAGAGATTTAGTAAAAATAGAATATGAAGAATTACCATTGGTAAGAAATCCTCATGAAGCTATGAAAGAGGGTGCTCCTTTAGTTCATGAAGAAAGAGAAAGTAATTTACTTACTCATGAAAGATTAGTTAAAGGTAATGCTGATGAAGTAATAGCTAAATCTAAATATAAAGTTACAAAACATTATGAACTTCCTTGGACAGAGCATGCATTTATGGAAGCAGAAGTTGCTGTTGCTATGCCTTTCAATGGAGATGGAATATTTGTATATTCAAGCGACCAAAGTGTTTATGATACAAAAAGAGAAGTATCTATGGCTTTAGGTATAGAACCTGATAAAGTTGTAGTAGAAAATAAATATGTAGGCGGCGGATTCGGTGGTAAGGAGGATATGAGTGTTCAGCATTATGCAGCTATAATGGCATATAGAACAAAAAGACCTGTTAAATTCAAACTTACAAGACAAGAAAGTATAAACTGGCACCCAAAACGTCACCCTATGAGCATAGATATGACTACTGCTTGTGATGAAAACGGTATACTTACAGCTATGAAAGCTACTTTAATTACAGATGCCGGTGCTTATGCTTCATTATCAGGTCCTGTACTTCAAAGAGCTTGTACACATGCTGCTGGTCCTTATAATTATCAAGTTATAGATATAGAGGGTAAATCTTTCTATACTAATAACCCTCCAACTGGACCATTCAGAGGATTCGGCGTACCTCAGTCTTGTTTTGCTACTGAAATGAATATAAACTTGCTTGCTGAAATGTGCGGTTTAGATCCTTGGGAAATAAGATATAGAAATGCTATACGTCCTGGTCAAGTGCTTCCTAACTATCAAATAGCTGATGAGGCTACAGGACTTGTTGAAACATTAGAAGCTGTTAAAGATATTTATTATAATAATAAAAATGTTGGTATAGCTTGTTCTTTGAAAAACTCTGGTGTAGGTGTTGGTTTGCCTGACACAGGAAGAGTTCGTTTGTTAGTAAAAGACGGAAAAGTTAATGTATACTCTGCTGCTTCTTGTATTGGACAGGGTATTGCTACTGTACTTTATCAAATAGCTGGAGAAACTCTTGATTTGAATGATGATGAAATAATAATTCATCAGCCTAATACTGCAACTTCTCCTGATTCCGGTACTACTTCAGGTTCAAGACAAACACTTATTACAGGTGAGGCTTGTAAGAGAGCTTGTGAAGACCTTAAGAAAGATTTAGCTGGTAAAACATTAAAAGATTTAGAAGGAAAAGAATATTACGGCGAATGGCTAACTATTACAGATAAAATGGGCGTTGATAAACCTCACCCTGTTTCTCACGTTGCATACAGTTATGCTACACAAGTATGTATACTTAATGATGACGGTACTATAAACAAAATAGTTGCTGCTCATGATATAGGAAAGGCTATTAACCCTATAGCTTTGGAAGGACAAATTGAAGGCGGTGTTGTTATGTCTTTAGGCTATGCTTTGACAGAAAAATTCCCGCTTGAAGATTGTGTTCCTAAAGTGAAATTCGGTACTTTAGGATTATTCAGAGCTGATAAAACTCCAGATGTTGAATCTATTATTATAGAAAAACCTGGTGTTCCTTATGGTTACGGTGCTACTGGTATAGGAGAGATTTCTAGTATACCTACTGCTCCTGCTGTTGCTTTAGCTTATTATAAGTTTAACGGTGAGTTACAAACAGAACTGCCACTTAAAAATACTCCTTATTCAAGATAA
- the yqeB gene encoding selenium-dependent molybdenum cofactor biosynthesis protein YqeB, whose product MSLFNDELVIVRGAGDLATGIVYSLYKAHFKVIVLETQYPSSIRRRVALSEAVYDGESKVEDIESVLVKSYEEALNIIANQNYEKIPILIDPNCDILKKIKPTFLIDAIIAKKNLGTNKSMAKYTIALGPGFTAGKDCDIVIETMRGHNLGRMYLEGEAIPNTGIPGNIGGKEAERVIHASSDGIIENVKNIGDFVKEKEVIAYINNNNEKIEVLATFDGLLRGIIRDGFKVHKGLKIADIDPRKSEYDNCFTISDKARNLGGSVLTAMMYLYNR is encoded by the coding sequence ATGAGTTTATTTAACGATGAACTTGTAATTGTAAGAGGAGCTGGTGATTTAGCTACAGGTATTGTGTATTCATTATATAAGGCTCATTTCAAAGTTATTGTATTGGAAACACAATACCCCTCTTCTATTAGAAGAAGGGTTGCATTATCCGAAGCTGTTTATGATGGTGAAAGTAAAGTTGAGGATATTGAATCTGTATTGGTAAAAAGCTATGAAGAAGCTCTTAATATAATTGCAAATCAAAATTATGAAAAGATTCCTATTCTTATAGATCCTAATTGTGATATACTAAAAAAGATAAAACCAACATTTTTAATTGATGCTATAATAGCTAAAAAAAATCTTGGTACTAATAAATCTATGGCTAAATATACTATAGCATTAGGTCCCGGTTTTACTGCTGGTAAAGACTGCGATATTGTTATAGAAACTATGCGAGGTCATAATCTTGGAAGAATGTATTTAGAAGGCGAGGCTATACCTAATACAGGAATTCCCGGTAATATAGGCGGTAAAGAAGCTGAAAGAGTAATACATGCAAGTTCTGACGGCATTATTGAAAATGTAAAAAACATAGGCGATTTTGTCAAAGAAAAAGAAGTTATAGCATACATAAATAACAACAATGAAAAAATAGAAGTGCTTGCTACTTTTGATGGTCTTTTAAGAGGCATTATAAGAGATGGTTTTAAAGTTCATAAGGGTTTGAAAATAGCTGATATTGATCCTAGAAAATCTGAATATGATAATTGCTTTACTATTTCTGATAAGGCTAGAAATTTAGGCGGTTCTGTGCTTACTGCTATGATGTATTTATATAATAGATAA
- a CDS encoding ankyrin repeat domain-containing protein produces MKNIISIFVLIVSIISCSGNTKQTENTQTNQTQTNEQVYINPTTTNTNEYVQVTKMYPMYSQTFFLAVQYNNIEEVKSYLDKGANPNAQDEYGFTALMYAALMGYDDIAKLLIEEGTDVNIKDNAGATALMYAARDTNYEMVEFLLKNGADVNIRDTSGKTALYYSIQHDSFGQENAIKILNLLIKYGADVNTKDNDGASLLDVSYRISESFDKNKEMFKILVENGFDLESRIKTGRSDYDYTPLMIAALRNDYDMVKYLLDKGANPNTANNENKTALTIANDYGKFDISKLLIQQGANINTKDEDGLTALMNAAMIGDYEMVKFLLENGANINTKDNDGNTVLYYNIRYDHYEKEEMLENAKKIFNLLIKYGADVNTKDNYGASLLDTAYTTELALNREMFKVLVENGFDLESRIKGGEYYSPADYDYTPLMIAALRNDYDMVKFLVEKGADVNAKTHSEHSSVETPLLLSLDNEHPDYRYYYYKNENSSAAEFLINNGADINVTNEDGETPLMYASKLHNIKVAELLIQKGADINAQDYNGYTSLMWACTRKSNESFVKFLVEKGADVNIEDDDGDTALDMAENLELREIADILKKAPRNVK; encoded by the coding sequence ATGAAAAATATTATTTCTATTTTTGTTTTAATAGTTTCGATAATTTCCTGCAGCGGCAATACTAAACAAACAGAAAATACTCAAACTAATCAAACTCAAACAAATGAACAAGTATATATTAATCCAACAACTACAAATACTAATGAATATGTTCAAGTTACAAAAATGTATCCTATGTATTCTCAGACTTTCTTTTTAGCTGTACAATATAATAACATAGAAGAAGTTAAATCATATTTAGATAAAGGAGCAAATCCAAATGCTCAAGATGAATACGGTTTTACAGCATTAATGTACGCTGCTTTAATGGGATATGATGATATAGCAAAATTACTTATAGAAGAAGGTACTGATGTCAATATTAAAGATAATGCAGGTGCTACAGCATTAATGTATGCTGCTAGAGATACAAATTATGAAATGGTTGAATTTTTATTAAAAAATGGTGCTGATGTAAACATTAGAGATACATCAGGAAAAACTGCATTATATTATAGTATTCAGCATGATAGTTTCGGACAAGAAAATGCTATAAAAATACTTAATTTATTAATAAAATATGGTGCTGATGTAAATACTAAAGACAATGATGGAGCATCTCTCCTTGATGTATCCTATAGAATTTCAGAATCTTTTGATAAAAATAAAGAAATGTTTAAAATATTAGTTGAAAATGGTTTTGATTTAGAGTCAAGAATAAAGACGGGTAGATCTGATTATGATTATACTCCTTTAATGATAGCAGCTTTAAGAAATGACTATGATATGGTTAAATATTTACTTGATAAAGGTGCCAATCCTAATACAGCAAATAATGAAAACAAAACAGCTTTAACGATTGCTAATGATTATGGAAAATTTGATATTTCAAAATTACTTATACAACAAGGTGCAAATATAAACACAAAAGATGAAGACGGTCTTACAGCATTAATGAACGCTGCTATGATAGGAGACTATGAAATGGTTAAATTTTTATTAGAAAATGGTGCCAATATAAATACTAAAGACAATGATGGAAACACTGTATTATATTATAATATTCGCTATGATCATTACGAAAAAGAAGAAATGCTAGAAAATGCTAAAAAAATATTTAATTTATTAATAAAATATGGTGCTGATGTAAATACTAAAGACAATTATGGAGCATCACTTCTTGATACAGCTTATACAACAGAATTGGCACTAAATAGAGAAATGTTTAAAGTATTAGTAGAAAATGGTTTTGACTTAGAATCAAGAATAAAGGGTGGGGAGTATTATTCTCCTGCTGATTATGATTATACTCCTTTAATGATAGCAGCTTTAAGAAATGACTATGATATGGTTAAATTTTTAGTTGAAAAAGGTGCCGATGTAAATGCCAAAACACATTCTGAACATAGCTCAGTAGAAACTCCCCTATTACTCTCATTAGATAATGAACATCCTGACTATAGATATTATTATTATAAAAATGAAAATTCATCTGCTGCAGAATTTTTAATAAATAATGGTGCAGATATAAATGTAACAAATGAGGATGGAGAAACACCTTTAATGTATGCTTCCAAACTTCATAATATAAAAGTGGCAGAACTTCTAATACAAAAAGGTGCAGATATTAATGCTCAAGATTATAATGGATACACTTCTTTAATGTGGGCTTGTACAAGAAAATCTAATGAATCATTTGTTAAATTTCTAGTAGAAAAAGGAGCCGATGTAAATATAGAAGATGACGATGGAGATACTGCTTTAGATATGGCAGAGAATCTTGAACTTAGAGAAATTGCAGATATTCTAAAAAAAGCTCCAAGAAATGTAAAGTAA
- a CDS encoding Rpn family recombination-promoting nuclease/putative transposase: MKEINRLNDLFVRYLIGTEGDEDILENIVNAVLNDVGFESVSNLEIINPYNLPENENLKESILDVKAKTKDGKKILIEIQLIGNNNFIKRILYYIAKNIASELKENENYINISQMISISFLNFNLNIGSETDIKKEHKCLQLSDINNPSLKLDDFHIHFIEIKRFAEILKNASIDDYNKNKLLSWIDFFTTKDLEKDINKLIGGNHIMSKVIDKYKRFVADEKEMSAYNERDTFLYGQAAMLQYERAEGKKEGMEIGFKQGIEKGIEKGYKESQINIAKEMKKENMNIDVISRITGLTIEEIKDL; the protein is encoded by the coding sequence ATGAAAGAAATTAACAGACTTAATGATTTATTTGTACGATATCTAATTGGTACTGAAGGTGATGAGGATATATTAGAAAATATTGTTAATGCTGTTTTAAATGATGTAGGATTTGAGTCTGTAAGTAATCTTGAAATAATTAATCCTTATAACTTGCCTGAAAATGAGAATTTAAAAGAATCTATATTAGATGTTAAAGCAAAAACAAAAGATGGTAAAAAAATACTTATTGAAATACAGTTGATAGGAAATAATAACTTTATAAAAAGAATATTATATTATATAGCTAAAAATATAGCTTCTGAATTAAAAGAGAATGAAAACTATATTAATATAAGTCAAATGATTAGTATTAGTTTTTTAAATTTTAATTTAAACATAGGAAGTGAAACTGATATAAAAAAAGAGCATAAATGTCTTCAATTATCAGATATTAATAATCCTAGCCTTAAATTAGATGATTTTCATATACATTTTATAGAGATTAAAAGATTTGCAGAAATATTAAAAAATGCTAGTATAGATGATTATAATAAAAATAAACTTTTATCTTGGATTGATTTTTTCACTACTAAAGATTTAGAAAAAGATATTAATAAACTTATAGGAGGCAATCATATTATGAGTAAAGTAATAGATAAATATAAAAGGTTTGTAGCTGATGAAAAAGAGATGTCTGCCTATAATGAAAGAGATACTTTTCTTTATGGACAGGCTGCTATGCTTCAGTATGAGAGAGCAGAAGGAAAAAAAGAAGGTATGGAAATAGGATTTAAGCAAGGCATAGAAAAAGGTATAGAAAAGGGTTATAAAGAAAGCCAAATAAATATAGCTAAAGAAATGAAAAAAGAAAATATGAATATTGATGTTATAAGCAGAATTACAGGTTTAACTATAGAAGAAATAAAAGATTTGTGA
- the hydA gene encoding dihydropyrimidinase, with the protein MKKIIIKNGTIVNASETYKADVLIEDEKISQIGADLKCDGAEIIDASGKYVMPGGIDVHTHMDIDVGIGRAVDDFYTGTIAAACGGTTTIVDHMGFGPKDCDVFHQLKYYHTLADNKAVIDYSFHGVLQHVDEYVLKGLEVLAKEEGLQSTKLYLTYNYKIEDDNVVRVLKKMKEINGVSAFHAENHYVVEYLKKKFVEEGKTSAHYHPISRPAEAEAEAVNRIIHLSVVAGNAPVYIVHTSASKSVDEIVNARALGHKNIFSETCPQYLVLTDKEYDREDGLKFIMSPPLRKQEDCDRLWKAIADGHIQVIATDHCPFNYETDKVKGKDNFTKCPNGAGGVEERYPLMFSEGVMKGRISINKFVETLCYNPALIYGLYPQKGAIIPNADADITIIDPNKKSVITKSNMHGACDYTAYEGMELLCSIDRVISRGKIVCKDNKFLGNKGDGKFIKRKTLDHYADFTNHFKLGDYIDIDCN; encoded by the coding sequence ATGAAAAAGATTATTATAAAAAATGGTACTATAGTTAATGCTTCAGAAACTTATAAGGCTGATGTATTAATAGAAGATGAAAAAATTTCTCAAATAGGTGCTGATTTAAAATGCGACGGAGCAGAAATAATTGATGCTTCAGGTAAGTATGTAATGCCTGGAGGAATTGATGTTCATACTCATATGGATATAGATGTTGGAATTGGGCGTGCTGTTGATGATTTCTATACTGGTACTATTGCTGCTGCTTGCGGCGGTACTACTACTATAGTTGATCATATGGGATTCGGACCTAAAGACTGCGATGTATTTCATCAATTAAAATATTATCATACTCTTGCTGATAATAAGGCTGTTATTGATTATAGCTTCCATGGAGTTTTACAGCATGTTGATGAATATGTACTTAAAGGACTTGAAGTATTAGCGAAAGAAGAAGGTTTGCAAAGTACAAAATTATATTTAACTTATAATTATAAAATAGAAGATGATAATGTTGTGAGAGTATTAAAGAAGATGAAAGAGATTAATGGAGTTTCTGCTTTTCATGCTGAAAACCATTATGTAGTGGAATATTTAAAGAAGAAATTTGTTGAAGAAGGCAAAACATCTGCACATTATCACCCTATAAGCAGACCTGCAGAGGCTGAAGCTGAGGCAGTTAATAGAATTATACATTTATCTGTTGTAGCTGGAAATGCTCCTGTTTATATAGTTCATACTTCAGCTTCAAAGAGTGTAGATGAAATAGTTAATGCCAGAGCTTTGGGACATAAAAATATTTTCTCTGAAACTTGCCCGCAATATTTAGTATTAACTGATAAAGAGTATGACAGAGAAGACGGACTTAAATTTATTATGTCTCCTCCTTTGAGGAAACAGGAAGACTGCGACAGATTATGGAAAGCCATTGCAGACGGACATATACAGGTAATAGCTACAGATCATTGTCCTTTCAATTATGAAACTGATAAGGTGAAAGGAAAAGATAATTTCACTAAATGCCCTAATGGTGCAGGCGGAGTAGAGGAGAGATACCCTTTGATGTTCTCTGAAGGCGTTATGAAAGGAAGAATAAGCATAAATAAATTCGTTGAAACTTTATGCTATAATCCGGCTTTAATATACGGACTTTATCCTCAAAAAGGTGCTATTATTCCAAATGCTGATGCTGATATTACTATAATAGATCCTAATAAAAAATCTGTTATAACAAAATCAAATATGCATGGTGCTTGTGATTATACTGCTTATGAAGGAATGGAACTTTTATGCTCTATTGATAGAGTTATATCAAGAGGTAAAATTGTATGTAAGGATAATAAGTTCTTAGGAAATAAAGGCGACGGTAAATTTATAAAGAGAAAAACTTTAGATCATTATGCCGATTTTACTAATCATTTCAAATTGGGCGATTATATAGATATTGACTGTAATTAA